DNA sequence from the Larus michahellis chromosome 20, bLarMic1.1, whole genome shotgun sequence genome:
TTGTTCTTGACATTGTGGCTGAGCTTTGTCTGCGAGCCAAGTCTCTCTTGCTCCCAAGATTGTTTCCATCAGACTGAAaaactctgttctgcacaggGCGCGCAGAGGCTTGTGCTCGGACGTTTTCCTTGTTGCAGACCAGCCTGTCCCGCAGCCCCTCACTCAGGGAGCAAGGTGCCTCAGGAGGGGGGTGCTCACTTCCAGCCTGAGGTGCTGCAGTCTCCCGTGCAGGCTTCTTGCTCCTTTCTGGATTTAGGTGACCGGGGTTTGAAGCCGGGAGCCTCCCTCTGGGCTGTGTATGGTGGCTTATACTTGGCATGAGCCCCATGGGAGGCCTTGCGCTCTTTCTCGGCGGCTCTGGACGCGCCACCGCTGCTCTCTGGGATGATGTATTTGAAGACTTCTGTGGAGCAGTATGGCCAACGTGCTCTGTGGATTTGGTACCAAGCTTGCCATCCCTCTGAGGGCCCTTCGCCACGTTTCTGAGCACATCCTTGTTCTTATCAACCTGGAGAGACAAAGGGAACCTcagccccagggagagctcagccTGGTCAAAACCTGACAGCTTGCTCCTGCCCGAGCCCTGCTAGCCCAGGGGACGTCCACATGAAGACAAAGGTGACAAAAGGCGACAAAGCAGCTGTCAACAGAACAACAACACAACACCCACCAGTGCACGGGCAGAGGATGTGTCTCCCACACTAAGttcatctgaaaaataattagttaTAATAACTTCTTGACAGCTATTTAGCAATCTGTTGACTGCACCCCATTGGGGTCAGGAGCTCACTACCCTGATTTGGGAACCCTGTTCTGTCCCGACTCACTTCAAGCATGAAATACAAAATTAGACTCAAAAAATTTCTACTTACACGGACTAGTTTAGAGACTGGGTCTAAGGGTGGATTCACACGATTTGTCCTGTCCTTTAAAAAGGGTCTGTAGGAAGTTAGACAAGATATCAGGTTATTTAACGACTGTTGCAGAAAAAGGTTAAATATCTAAACCACTGCTGGTTGTATCAGTCACAGGAACTTACGATAAGTTTTTGGAAATCAAAAAGGAAGTACCACATAATAttagttctttttcttctgtgcagcaacagaaaagcaacaaaaaaaattgacatCCAAGGTTGTCACAAAACTTAACGGCTTCCAAAAGTAACCAACATGGCTCCGGCAGGCAGGGGGGCCTGGCAGGCAGTAGCTTTGGAGGCTCCTGAGGCTGCTGTCCCTGGCTGCCACCCGATTTCCCCCGCGGGCTGTAGGCAGCCACGGTGcatccagccagctgcagccGCGCTGCAGGTCACAGCAGCGTCTCAGAGCGCATCAGCAGGGTTTACTCTGCCACGGTGAGCCCCAGCGCTGCGGCAGCTGATTCGCAAGTCCCTCAAGCTGCCCAGGCACTGGCAGCAAAGTGGGAAGATGGGACAGCAGCCCTCGCTGCGGCTCCCCCCATCCTgtcgccctcctcctcccccctgaaGTGGAGCCCTCTGACATCAACCAGCTGCGGAGTtctcccacccctctgctctgcagctagCAGCTCAGCCTTAGGGAAGATTAATGCCTGTGCAGATATTTTTCCGTAATGAAAGAGCCCGGAGAGTTAGGGTATTGTCCTCTCTTCTACACAAGAGGCGTACTATGCCATAAAGAAAGATCATGAATCTTCTCTCCTCGTTTCTATTATATTACTGGTGTTTTCCAGAGCCCGGCACCAGGGAATGGTTTGCTCCTTCTGGTCTCTGATCCTACTTCCCTTTATCTTCTCCCCACTGAGTAGTTTTATGGCTTCCTTTGCACCACAATGTCATGAGAAATACTCAGTGCAACAGGGAGTCTTTCAAGTCTTCAGGTTTGCCAAGCACATCAGCAGTTTCATTTAAAAGCTGTGCAGAAAGGTGCCTCACTACCCACAGCCTGCAAGCGGCTGCTGCGCTTACAGCAGAGAATCTGCTCACAGGCTGGCTCCAGGGGAACCGAGCAAGGCAGCAATGGGTTCCCAGAGCCAGGTAACTCATTTGAAAGGTGGTTGTATCTATTTCCTTTTAAACGCACTGAAAATGCCCCTGCCTAACATTAACCTGTCACAGAAGGTCACTGAAAGCTGCCACTAAAAAGTAGTGGTGATGCTTGAACCACTCATTCTTCAAGGCACAGTTACGAAGCTGAGTCGTTGGCAAAAGGGCCCGTTCTGCCAGACCCAAGGGCTGAGATGAGAAAGTTTCACAGAGACTCAGAAAATACCCAGAAGAGAAAACACCCACCAGCAGGAAACGTCAACACTCAGAGCATCTCTTTGGTCCCGCTGCCAGTAACTCTGCAGAGCGCTGCcagggcgctgtggggcagagccgtCCCAGGTCGCTGCCTTGACAGCGCGTCAGTGGGAGGAGATGCTCTGTAGGCTCGTGAACAGCTGCGCAGGGAAGGCAGACCCCGGGAAGTCAGCTTTGTCTCAGAGAAATCACTGAGTGATTtcggtcagaagggacctttacaaATCATCTACCCCAAGCCCAACATCCTCCTGACTTACTTTGCACTTGggcatttcagcttttctttggCTGCTCGGTACTCCTGGAGCCGtcttctctgctcttctgcaaAGAGATGGTAGGAAAAATGCAGTGCACGCACCACAACGTTGGTATTCAGAGCACTGATACGAACAGATTTCCTTTACATTCACAGCACTGCCATATAGGTCCCCTGCGCTCCCTGCCCAAGCCTGGCGATGCTGTTCTCAGAAATTCCCAGAGCGTTTCCATTTCCCGTCGCCACATAAAGACCAGAGCTCTCCATTGCTCGTGACGTGATGCTGCTGGAagccccagttgtgtggggcttgGTCAATTtgcagaaggaaaggggagatgCTGACGATGACCCCGCTTCAGCTCCGTATCCCGCGAGCCTGTACCCTGCCGCAGGGGACCCCTCTGCTAACGTGGGCAGGTGGGAACAGCGAGCAGCGTCTCGACAGGGGACAGGGGATACCCCCAGCTTGGCTGCGGTGCTGGGGCACCCCATGGCAGGGACAGCACGGCCTGGCCAGGGTCCGGCATCGCCCCCGTCCCCAGGGCCTCGCCCCTGGTCCCCAAAGCTGTCCCACCCTCATCGACAGCCCGCACGCCCAGGGCTCGGAGGGCACCTCAGTCCCCCCCCTCTCGCCACCCCCTCCCCTTGGTGCTGCACCCCGAGGCTTCCGCAGAGCTCCAAGGCACCCCCGGGCGCTCtcgcaccccatggcaccccccagccgcccccacAGAGACCCTCCCGAACACCGCCAGTGCTCCCATTTGGCGGGTACCCCCTCCACACCCCTCATCGCCCCCCCGCGCCGTccctgcccctccactctgccccaCGGAGCAGGCCCACCCGCTCCGGCTCCCCGCCCCAGCCCAGcgcccccagatccccccccagCACTCGCCGTTCCACCACTGACCACTGCCAGCCCGTCCCCAGCAGGGTGTCCCCCCTACCCCAGAGGGCCTCCCGTATCCCTGCCCTACAGAACCCTCcgatcgccccccccccccgcacacacacggtccccccgccccacatcgGCCTCTCTCCCTCAGCACCCACCGCCACACAGGGCTCCCCCCAAaaccttccccagcagcccccgccccacagggcccccccggcccctcaccctGCGCGACCGCCCCTGCCCGCTCCATGCCGGCCGCTCGCCTCAGCGGGGCCGCGGGGCCACCGACCGACCGACCCACCCGCTGCCGCCGCCAACCGCCGCGCCGCGCTCATTGGCCGCCACCCTCCTTCAAACCGACCAATGGAGAGCGAGAAAGAGCGGGCTtcgggcggggccggcgggcgcgAAGAGTCGTGATTGGCTAGAGGAGGACGGGAGGGGGGGCGCGAACGTCACCTCCTCTCCGGCAGCCATGGGCGCGGCGAGGGGGGGACCCGGCGCCGGCGGCTGCCCCGGCAATTAGACCGTTCCCATCAATTAGCGTGAGGCGGGGCGGCACGGCACGgggcggcacggcacggcacaccATGCCAGGCAATGCCACGCTATGTCGTGTCGTGTTGTGTCGTGCCAGACCACGTCCCACCAGGCCAGACCACGCCAAGCCTTATCACACCAAGCCTTATCATGCCAAGCCACACCGTGCCGTGCCATGTCACGGCATGACGCGCCAGGACGTGGCatgccaccccaccccaccccaccccacgctATGTGATTGCAGGCCGTGCTACACCGGGCCATGCCATGCGACGCCACACCACGCTATGCCAGACCATGCCACACCACACCATGCCGTGCCACGCCATGCCGTGTTGTGTCATGTCACGACAcgtcatgccatgccatgccaccccaCACCATGCCAgaccatgccatgccatgccacacCACACCATCCTATGCCAAACCAGACCATGCCACACCATGCTGCACCATGCCATGTCATGTCATGACGTACCAGGCCATGTGATGCCACACCGTGCTATGTGATGCCACACCATGCCGCACCATGCCAGGCCATGCTATGGCCCACCACGTCACGCCttggtggtggcagtggctggGGCAGACGTGGCAGCCCTGGGGATGCCCGCCCCAGTTGCCCCCCTGCTGCAGGGTGGGTGTGGGAACGGGGTGGCCCGTGTCTGGGGTGGTCCCTTGGGTGTGGGAtggtcccagggctgggggggggtcaccccccaccccgtggGCTCTGTGCCCAGGCCTGCAGGACCCCCAAAAGCAGCCGAAACAGCCAGATTTTCCCATCCACAAACCACCCCCTCATCGTTTAACCCTGTGAGAGCAATTTGTTGAGCAACGCCATCCTGGGAAACCTTTTATTTCCACCTCCATCACCAACAAATACCTCCATTCCAGATAACAAAATCacaatatttccattaaaatgtatataaattaAAAGCACTGGCCAGACACAATAAATAAGTATAAATTGGGGTGACTCAGGCCCACAGGGCCCAGAGCTGCTATTTCACCTGAAATAGATGGGGAGGACGGGGGTCCCGGCTGGGAGGGGGTTGTACTCGGTACATACAGCCTGAAAACCAGCAACTgccagttgggttgggttgggtgcgGGGGCTCCTCAGCGCCCGCTCAGCTCGTAGGTGGCAATGTTGACCTGGTCAGGGCGGTTGGTGATGCCGACGGGCTGgcggggctgcagggaggtgcAGATGAACCAGCCGGGGAAGGCAGCTGACTCGAAGCGGGTTTTCCCCTCGATTGGGCTGTCCAAGCGGTAGAAAATGAAGCGCGTCAGCTCCACGCTCTCGATGTCCCTCCTGACATCAGCTTCCTACAGCCAAGGGGGTAAAACAGGGTTCAGGGTGGGAtggagccctcagccccacgggggATGCAGCCGGTGGGATCCCCAACtcacctccagctgcagcacgGGCTCGGCGCCGCTCATCACACATGACATATAGAGTTGGTAGCCCTTGATGCCCAATGCCACTGGCATCCGTCCAGTCCCCAGGCCACCCTTCGATGACCGGGGACGGTACAGAGCGATGTTGAGCTTCACTGCAAAGAGAAGGAACAGGTTAACAGGCGGtcctggggctgtggggtggctccCGGGTGGTCCCAGGGTTGGGGACGAGGACATTGGGTTGGGACTGTGTCCCCTCACCTTTCTGCCCGGCGGAGGGTCCCTGCAGGTGCAGGGCCACCAGTTGGGTGGGCGACTCCAGGACAAAGCACTTCTGGTCGATGTCGAGGATGTCGAAGGACTGGGAGCGGGTGTAACGGTAGATGGGCGCCCCAGTGTAGCTGCCCTCGATCCGCTGGAAGGAGacgggctctgcagggagggagatgGTCAGGAGGATGGTGATGCACCCAGGTCCAATAGCATCCCCCAAGAGCATCCCCTGGCTGGGGTGACACCCCTGATGCCACGTGCCCATACCAAAAATATCATCCAGGAAGCCCCCAAGGTCACTGTCAGCAAAGTCCTTGTGCGCCGGCCGCTTCAGGAGCTTGGTCACAGCCACCACGAGGACGGCAGCCCGGCGAAAGGTCCTGGTGCCATGTCCCTTGGTCACTGTCACCTGGATGCCCACCTCAGGCGATGCGACCTCCAAGTCCAGGCGGGGTTtctgggaaggaaaggggatGTGGGATGAGAGCCTGGCTTCCCCATCACAGTGGTCCCAGGGCCATTCCCACTGCCCCAGGATTACCTTCTGCAGGCAGAGGCAGTCGGGACCATAAAATGTCTCTTCGTTCAGgctggaaggaaaggagagatggtGAAGCCAGGGCCACCACGGCACGAGGGCAGCAttgtgtccccagtgtccccagctggCTCAGCCACACTTACCTGCTGCTCTCCAGTGTGTCCAAATCGGGGACGAACGCCATCTCTGCTGCCGACTGTGAAAACCTGGGCAGAGACTTGCTGGTACCTGTTGAACGCCGCGGCGCttggctgcctgctcctgcctgtcctgctggCGGTGTCGCTCGGGTGCCCTCTGAGCCCGGCGTCGGCGCAGCCGGTTTTCAAGAGCTGCTGGAAGGAAACGCCGTCAGAGCGGGATTTCCACCTTTCGCAACACCCGGGTTTGCCCAGCTCCTCGGATGAAACTGGGAGGCCTGGGGAGACGGCTGTCCCCGAGCAGCACTGGGGGGCTGGGCAAGGGGCCACATGTGGGGAGAGACAAGGGACGGTGCTCTGGGGTCAATGTGTGGGGCAGACCAGGGGGGATGCTCTGGAGTTAGTGTGTGGGGCAGAGACCAGGGGCGATGCTCTGGGGTCAATGTGTGGGGCAGACCAGGGAGGATACTCTGGAGTTGGTGTGTGGGGCAGAGACCAGGGGCGATGCTCTGGTGTCAATGTGTGGGGCAGACCAGGGAGGATGCTCTGGAGTTGGTGTGTGGGGCAGAGACCAGGGGGGATGCTCTGGGGTCAATGTGTGGGGCAGACCAGGGAGGATGCTCTGGAGTTGGTGTGTGGGGCAGAGACCAGGGGGGATGCTCTGGGGTCAATGTGTGGGGCAGACCAGGGAGGATGCTCTGGAGTTGGTGTGTGGGGCAGAGACCAGGAGCGATGCTCTGGGGTCAATGTGTGGGGCAGACCAGGGAGGATGCTCTGGAGTTGGTGTGTGGGGCAGAGACCAGGAGCGATGCTCTGGGGTCAATGTGTGGGGCAGACCAGGGAGGATGCTCTGGAGTTGGTGTGTGGGGCAGAGACCAGGGGCGATGCTCTGGGGTCAATGTGTGGGGCCGGTGCTTGCGTGCCAGCTCTTGGTGGCCGTGCTGATGCAGCAGGGCCTGCCCCACCCCCATCCCGCCGGGGCCACAATGACGTCCACCCTCGTCAGTGCTGGGGACCACAGCTGCCCCGGAAGGGGCTGGTGGCGCAAGCGCTGCCGCTCCGCCATTTCCCCACAGCTTCCTCCTGCGCTGCCCACGGCGCCCTCCGTCacccctcctgtccccactgccccaaTACCCCCTCGGTCCCCCATGCCCACCTGCACCGCCCTGGGGACACGGTCTTTGGGGACACGGCCTTGGGGGACATTCCTCGTCACCCCCCGCAGCAGCTGCATGCCCCGTGTCCATGGAGTGCCAGCGGTTGTACCAtgccggctgggctggggacaagcGTGGCCAAGCTTGCGTCGCCACGGGCTGTCAGGGTGTTTTCCTGGCGCCTGTTTCACTTCCCGAAAGTGCTGGCCGGCTCCTGCCACTGCTGTGACTCATCCCCAGGAAACAGCCAGCACCCCAAAATTCCCCGGGAGGGCCCTGTGCCCACAGCCGCCTCTTGCCTGTCCCCCACACAGAGGCGAGGCCCGCTGGCTCTCACCCACGTCAGGATGTCCCCAAAGGCCTGAGGTCCCCCAGGCCATGAGGTCCACCATGCCAGGGGGTCCTCCACATCGTggtggctgtccccaggctgtggtGGGGTTCCCAGCAACGGTGAGGTCCTCAAGCCATGGCAGAAGTCCCCACAGTAGGGGTCCCCAGGCTGTGGTAGAGGTCTTCAAGCCATGGTGGAGGTTCCGAGGCCATGGTGGAGGTCCTCAAGCCACGGTGGAGGTCTCCAGGCCGTCAGGGGGCCCCCAGGCCACGGAGGGGTCCCCAGGACATGGCTAGTGTCCCCAGGCTGTGGCAGGGGTCCCCAGGGCACAGCGGGCATCCCCAGGCATTGGTGGGGTCGCCAGGCCGTGGAAGGGGTCCCCAGGCCATTGGCGGTCCCCAGGTGACGGCAGAGGTCCCCAGGCAGGCCATGGAAGCTCCTCAGGCcgttgggggggtccccaggccaTGCCGGGGTCCCCGGGCCATGGGGGATGCCCACACCCGAGGCGGTGGCCGCGCCGGGTAACCATGGcgaccgccccgccccgccccgcccaaTCCCCGCCCCTCCGCCTGGCCCCTCCCCTGGAGGTTCCGCCcggcgcgcggggcggcggcgcagGCGCCTTGAGCCGCGCCCGCTGGGGGAGGCGTGGCGGCACAGCGTGGGGGGCGTGGCGACGCGGTGAcgcagcgcggggcggggcggggcgggcggggcagGCCGGCGCTGGGGCCGCTGTCAGagccggggcaggagcggggcggacggaggggccgggccggtgggtaccgcggcggcgccgggccgggcctgggcGAGGGCTGCAGCCCGAAGCccgaggggcggggggagggtcccgccgggccgggcgcgggtcccgccgggccgggcgcggccGCGGGCGCGGCCGCTCCCCGGTGTCCTTGGCGCCGCCACCCGGGCGcctcagggcgggggggggcgggacggcgGCTGGACGGGCAGCCCGGCACGGCCAATGGGGAGGCGGCTGGGCGCCTGGCGGCGCTGCGAtaggcggggcgggggcgcgcgcgAGTGTGTGTGGGGCCGcgcgccccccttccccccccgccattcCTCACCGTGTGTTGGATTTTCCCGTTGTTCGACCTCTCGGTGAAATCTGGGACGGGATCCGGCCGGGCGCCACCGTCCCCGGGCCCGTCCGCAGCTGTCGCCGCCTCCCCGAGCCTCGGGTCACCCCACAGCGGCGGTCTCGGGCGCGGTCCCCGCCGCCCACCCGCCCCGCCGGCTAGCGCTAACGGGGTTTACCTCAGAAACAGCGCCCGGCTCGCCACGGCCTCCCGCGCCTTCGGGCAGCCAGCCCTCCCCGCGAGGGGCCCTTGGAGACTGGCTGGTTCTGCTCGTTCTGGGGCAAAGCTTGGCCTTAACACCCCTGTTCTCCAGAGAGGTCACCGGGACGCTGCTGAGCGGCACCGCCGAAATCAGACACCCAAGCCAGAGATGCCGCCCACGCTTTCGTcctgaagctttttttcccccctaccgCGTGCCTGCCTGTGCGCTGACACGCCGTTCAGCCGGTCTCTGAAGTATCtggctgtgttttgctgctgaaCTCTGAGGAGGGTAAGCTGGGAAGGCGTCTCGTGCCGCCACGCTCGCTGTCCTGCACCTGCCTGCCATTTCTTGCCTGTTTGACTGCGAACAGAAGTGAGCAAGCAGGGTGGAAAGCACGAGTGATCTTCCCTCGTTCCCTCAGGTACATCTGTAAAACGCTTGGGCTGAATTAAAGTGATCCTGGGTCTTCCTCAGGCTCTTTGGACCAAAATCTTGTGTTTTGAGGCCGGAAGCgtagctgctgctgtgccaggtaGCCAGAACTAAATTCTGCAAGGCAAATCTGGAAGCCCAGCTGATGAAATGCTGGTAACgaaggtgtatttttttctccagtccaCTGCAAAGCTTCATTTTAGTCTGGTGAATGCATGATAGCTGCTTTGACATTGGGATGCTGCTTGTTAAACTGGTCGGGAATATGGAAACTGGCCAGTTGCGTCCCCTCCAGCCTCGGGTTCCACTCTCGCGGGAGGAGCTGGGTGGAAAGGGTAGCTCCTTTCCTTTCAAGAAGAGCTGACTCCAAGTGCCAGCGCTTCCCCCGAGATGATCTTGCTCCAACACTTCCCCTTGGGCTGTGGCTGTCGGTCAGATGTGTATAAGGAGGAGCACGGTCCTTGCACCCCACCAAGAGCTGTGAGGTGGAGGTTGCTGGGGGACCTTTGAGAGGTCCCACGCCAGCTCAAGGTTGCTTTTCTGGGttctctgggcaggggagagcccCTCCCTGGGCCTTTGGACTGCATTAGCCTTCTTGGCTGTGAGCTTTTAAGGAGTGGTAAAGTGGTCTGTCCTGGAGCCCACATCTGAAGTGCTTTGCGCCACCGTACCTCTACTTTGAGAGGGGTCTTTGCCGTAGACGGTTTCTTCCCAGCTTTATCCTGGTGCACgtaacagaaaacagcaagaagaaaaccttGGCCCAGCAGAGTGGTCGCAGGTTGAATAACGCAACAAAAATCCAAGCCCAGACCTTCTACCTGGGAGAGAGGGCGATGGAAAAAGCTTCCATGCTGGGTTGGTGTGATGAGAGCTGTCTTCCTGCAGCTTGCACAGTCCTGGAGGAGCTTGCCCTGCTAGATTTGATCAGCTCGATGTGAAGGAAAACATGATATTCAGTGTTAAAATGCAGCTGGTAACAAGTTTTTTCCAGCACCTTTCTGGGCACAGTGCTTTAAAGTGCTTTTCTTCAAACTTGTACGATGTCCCTGCAAATGGGAGATGGAAAGGCTTAAGTGTCCAGCTCTTGATGGAATCTGAGTTTCATAGAggattttcctgtttaaaacaaacaaaaagaggatTCTCAGAGGAAGAATTAAAAGATCACAAGAAATCAAAGAATACTTTATGGATTTATTGTTGGAAAAAGAGTAGATGTTGTTGGCTAGGAACTAAAGAGGAAAGCACTGGGGGAAACTGATGCCTTACATTGTTAATCCAGGCTGTGTTTCGCCATCAAACGTGCCTTATTTTGTAGGAAGGTGCTGGATATAAAAAGATGCAGGTGGCTTTGAGGTGCAGTGGCTTGTTTGAGGCCAGCATTGGGTACCCCACCGAGAAAATCTGCTTTTCACCAACGTGTCGGGAGATGAtggtgctgtgctggcaggggcaggggaggcagaCCTGGCTGCGCCAAGTGTCTTGAGCAAAAACTGTGTTTCCCAGCTGTTGGGGACTTGGCTGTGGGACGGGATGGATGGATTTACCTGAATTAAAAACCGATCCTAAGCTCAGTTCTCCGTGCTCGGGGCTCATGGGGAGTGAAGGGGGGTTAGTCTCTGCTCTGTGCTCTTCTGCAGTAATTTCTAActgatttttcccttctctcccagcAGGGATTTGCGTGAGGTGACAGGACAAACATGCTTAACTTAAGGACTTGTGCGGC
Encoded proteins:
- the LOC141733292 gene encoding interleukin-1 beta-like isoform X1, whose amino-acid sequence is MAFVPDLDTLESSSLNEETFYGPDCLCLQKKPRLDLEVASPEVGIQVTVTKGHGTRTFRRAAVLVVAVTKLLKRPAHKDFADSDLGGFLDDIFGMGTWHQGCHPSQGMLLGDAIGPGCITILLTISLPAEPVSFQRIEGSYTGAPIYRYTRSQSFDILDIDQKCFVLESPTQLVALHLQGPSAGQKVKLNIALYRPRSSKGGLGTGRMPVALGIKGYQLYMSCVMSGAEPVLQLEEADVRRDIESVELTRFIFYRLDSPIEGKTRFESAAFPGWFICTSLQPRQPVGITNRPDQVNIATYELSGR
- the LOC141733292 gene encoding interleukin-1 receptor antagonist protein-like isoform X3; its protein translation is MAFVPDLDTLESSSLNEETFYGPDCLCLQKKPRLDLEVASPEVGIQVTVTKGHGTRTFRRAAVLVVAVTKLLKRPAHKDFADSDLGGFLDDIFEPVSFQRIEGSYTGAPIYRYTRSQSFDILDIDQKCFVLESPTQLVALHLQGPSAGQKVKLNIALYRPRSSKGGLGTGRMPVALGIKGYQLYMSCVMSGAEPVLQLEEADVRRDIESVELTRFIFYRLDSPIEGKTRFESAAFPGWFICTSLQPRQPVGITNRPDQVNIATYELSGR
- the LOC141733292 gene encoding interleukin-1 beta-like isoform X2, giving the protein MAFVPDLDTLESSSLNEETFYGPDCLCLQKVILGQWEWPWDHCDGEARLSSHIPFPSQKPRLDLEVASPEVGIQVTVTKGHGTRTFRRAAVLVVAVTKLLKRPAHKDFADSDLGGFLDDIFEPVSFQRIEGSYTGAPIYRYTRSQSFDILDIDQKCFVLESPTQLVALHLQGPSAGQKVKLNIALYRPRSSKGGLGTGRMPVALGIKGYQLYMSCVMSGAEPVLQLEEADVRRDIESVELTRFIFYRLDSPIEGKTRFESAAFPGWFICTSLQPRQPVGITNRPDQVNIATYELSGR